GTATTTAGAAACTTTTACTCTTTTAGGTGGTTTGTCTCCCCAAATAAAAGTTCCACTAGAAATATTTCTAAAAGACttcaaatcaacaagaaCCTTACCTGTTGTATCGTTATATTTGGCTTGCCAGCTTGTTGTATTGTCTCCATCATTAATCAGTATAGAGACGTCTCCATATGCACCTTCagtaatattaaaaaagCCTGCTTTGTTGCATTCAGATATGCTATCAGGGAAGCTTTCACTCGTCTCAAACAAAGGAAAGGATTGTTCATCTTCGTCATTAATGGTGTACTTTCCGTGCATTGCATTTCTTTCTGCCAATAAAATTGTCACATAGTTTCGTGCATTGGGTGTTGTTTTTCCCTTATTTTTGATTGTGAAATGTGTTTCGTTAATTGCCATCGAAAGAGTATGGTTGTCATACTTGATACTGTCAAACCTTACACCTTCACCCAAACAAGGCAATGCAATTGGATCTAGTTTTAATAAACGCTGTAATTTGTTATTCTCAAATGTGTAATCGAATCTCATTCCAGTTAAGCCTTGTAATATTGCTTGCAAAAACCCCCCATGTGCTGTTAAAAACGGGAAGGCCGGGTGCGTTCCGCCATTGGTTAAATAATCGTCATTATTTTGTTCTGCAAATTGTGCAAAGGGTCCCCTGAGGAAAGGTTGAATTGCCTTATGCAAGTATGACTGAGAAGCACATCCAGTGAATGCCAAGTTTGATGCAACGATCGAAAATATTGGGAATGTCATTGCTGGTCCATATCCTACTTGCTTCATGGAATAGAACTCCATGTTTATGTATGCTTGATCTTGGTCAATCAACTCGTTTTCTAAGGGATACGTCATCATAATAACATCTGCCTGTTTGATACCAACTGAAGAATTCATTCCTGAGTACTCTAAAGTTATATTTTGTGTGTTCTCTGCAGTTGGAAGAAACATGGCTGTTTCAATGTCATGATAAATTTTAGGAACTTGCTTTCCTAGAATGCTGCCCGCAATCTGTGCCCATCTCATTACCAAAACTATGCCTGTGTTGGTGTATGCGCCATTGTCTACATGGTTAGCAAACTCGTCGGGGTCGGTGAGGTTTTTCGTCGTATACTTGCCAAGGGTATCATTGTAGTGGACAACATATTCAGCTAAGAAACTTGCAGCATCATTTATGATTGGGTATGCTACAGATTCCAAAAATGTATCATCGGCTGCTCCGCTAATGTACAACTGCCAACTAGCCATAGCAACTGCCATATTGATATGGTACTCATAATCCAAGCATGGTCCAGTTCCTGTACAATTACCAAATCTACCGCTTGTCCAAGGGTATACCGCACCTTGATACCCCCTAGGTACATTGTCAATAGCTTGCTGGTGAAGATGCACTCGATAGTTTATAAAGCTTTTGATATGGTCTGGAGCAAATGGTAATATTCCATTAAGCATCCATAAATCTGTATCCCAAAAAACCATTCCACCATAGCTGTCGGAACTCAAACCACTTACACCAAGAGCTCCTGTAACACCCTCGGCATTCGGTCTCGTGTTTGCTAACAAATGGAAAATCGAAGCTCTTGCTCCCAAGTTTAACAATGAGTCACTTGGAAATGTAACCAAAGGAGCATCTTGTATTATCTTTGACCATGCCAGCCTATGCGAGTTAACTAATTGAGTAGCATCGCCATGCTTTTTATTTTGGGAAACTTTTCTTGCAAACTTTAACACGTCATCTGCAGTCTTAAAAGAGTCTGGATCCAAATCTGTAGTCGCAATCCCAACATATTTGGCAACTTGGACACATGAATGGGGCTCAATAGTAAGTTCAACATTTTGGAAGACTGTTTCGTTAGTTTGTTCTCTGGTAATCTGGCCATTGGCTGATAATGTAGAGTATATTGCACCATCAATATAACTCAACCCTTGAGGATGGAATGTGACATAAATCCCATTTTTGTCGTGtgaaatttgattcaattgacaTCTTTGTGAAGAATTAAAGTCAAGCACATCAGAAACAATGACTTGTACGCTTTCATTTCCTGGATTGTAGACTTGCATATTGACCAATCCCAAATTTATATTCTCACGATGAGCAAGAATTTCGTATTTTACATCAAAGGTATTTAGCCAAGTAAACTGAGTAGTAACAATTCCGTCCGACAATGACATGTTTTGGACATAATTGGTGATGTCACCAATTGCTTCATGCTCTAACGAGGGGTCGAGCGTATACTTTTTGCCCAATATTTCGACACTCAATGACAAAGCAGTCCACTGTGGCACAGCAGCTATTACACTTTCATACCCATTTTCTAATAACTCGGCAAAATTGGTTCCTgttgtgtttttttgtaaatcgTAAAATCCAGCAACAAACGCGCCAGAATATCTCTTATTGAAAAGTGGCCAACCATTCAACAAGTCGTCATCGTTTGCTGTCAGTGAGTTGGTGAGCTGGTCGTAAGTAAACCCTTGTCCTAAGTTTGGTATTCTGCTTCCAATGTATCCATTGGCAACATAGGGCTGTCTTTGGTATTGATTGAAAACTGGGAACTCGGTTGTTCCAACGACATTATCGTGGGGATCGTAAAATGCTTGATCGGAGAACTTGAGCTGGCTAAAAATCTGTTTATTCTCTGGACTATTGACTAATTGCTCGAGATTTgtgtgaaaaatttgatttgtagATCTGGCCGTGCTTGGAACTACATAGGGAAATCCGCTGCAGAACCTGGCATATAGTAAATGAAAACTGAATAAGAGGAATAAATTAGCTAAACACATTAATGCTATCCTAcccttcttttttgatGCTGCGTGTATGCAAAATTGTATAAATGATTGATTATGTGGAGCACAATTATCTGCTAGAAAGAATGAAGAGTTCGCTGCCATATTTATAGCATGCAGCTCAAAAACCCATTTGGCGGAGTAACCGTGCAGATTTAGTGGAGTGGAATGATGCTACTTTGAAAGTCCCCTTTGTTGGGTAAAGGTGATGTCTATACTATTATCTGTGGTGAAAAGAGCAAGCGTGAAACTACCGGAAACAAGAAGAGTGGGGAAAGAGAAAAATGTTTATTGCTACGAAATAGATAAATTTGGAAGTTTCAAtggtttaaaaaaaaaataagaattAGGCAACTAAAAACGACCCTTCtctattataattattattcttgttCCCCTGGCAAGTTGAATATATAGGGGATCCACAACTGATTTCCAAATTTAGAACAACCAAGATATCTTCTTATATCTATTTAGGTCGTAgacgacaacaacaacccaGCAATTACTTGTTGTATATATGTTGCTCATAAAATGTGAACTTCTTTTATTGATGACCAGcttactttttttttgtcagTATCCATGGAATAGGCTCATTCAATTATTGTAGTTCCCCAGAACAAGCATATTGTAGGATTAGCGTTGGTAGTTGTACTTTACCCTTGTACACCTTTAGTTTCCTTCTTCCGTGAAGACTTGAATTTCGTCTCTGCATTCATTTTCGTACgaaattttgttgaacaGCGGAGATAAAACATGTCGGTAGCAAATATACAAGCTAGCCGTAGTCGTGGTGGTCTGATGTATCTATTTGAATCTTGTATTACATCATActcaaatttcaattgtttgaacATGCAAAGCAAAAACAGTATTCGCATTACCAGTATGTAAGGAGATGATGCTAACAGAGGATTCAGTTTTGGTGTCAAACTACATGATTCTTATTGATCTCGTTGCTTATACAGAACAATGAATTGGACC
This genomic stretch from Candida albicans SC5314 chromosome 1, complete sequence harbors:
- the ATC1 gene encoding alpha,alpha-trehalase (Cell wall acid trehalase; catalyzes hydrolysis of the disaccharide trehalose; similar to S. cerevisiae vacuolar acid trehalase (Ath1p); Hap43p-repressed gene), producing the protein MAANSSFFLADNCAPHNQSFIQFCIHAASKKKGRIALMCLANLFLLFSFHLLYARFCSGFPYVVPSTARSTNQIFHTNLEQLVNSPENKQIFSQLKFSDQAFYDPHDNVVGTTEFPVFNQYQRQPYVANGYIGSRIPNLGQGFTYDQLTNSSTANDDDLLNGWPLFNKRYSGAFVAGFYDLQKNTTGTNFAELLENGYESVIAAVPQWTALSLSVEILGKKYTLDPSLEHEAIGDITNYVQNMSLSDGIVTTQFTWLNTFDVKYEILAHRENINLGLVNMQVYNPGNESVQVIVSDVLDFNSSQRCQLNQISHDKNGIYVTFHPQGLSYIDGAIYSTLSANGQITREQTNETVFQNVELTIEPHSCVQVAKYVGIATTDLDPDSFKTADDVLKFARKVSQNKKHGDATQLVNSHRSAWSKIIQDAPLVTFPSDSLLNLGARASIFHLLANTRPNAEGVTGALGVSGLSSDSYGGMVFWDTDLWMLNGILPFAPDHIKSFINYRVHLHQQAIDNVPRGYQGAVYPWTSGRFGNCTGTGPCLDYEYHINMAVAMASWQLYISGAADDTFLESVAYPIINDAASFLAEYVVHYNDTLGKYTTKNLTDPDEFANHVDNGAYTNTGIVLVMRWAQIAGSILGKQVPKIYHDIETAMFLPTAENTQNITLEYSGMNSSVGIKQADVIMMTYPLENELIDQDQAYINMEFYSMKQVGYGPAMTFPIFSIVASNLAFTGCASQSYLHKAIQPFLRGPFAQFAEQNNDDYLTNGGTHPAFPFLTAHGGFLQAILQGLTGMRFDYTFENNKLQRLLKLDPIALPCLGEGVRFDSIKYDNHTLSMAINETHFTIKNKGKTTPNARNYVTILLAERNAMHGKYTINDEDEQSFPLFETSESFPDSISECNKAGFFNITEGAYGDVSISINDGDNTTSWQAKYNDTTGKVLVDLKSFRNISSGTFIWGDKPPKRVKVSKYSGSSFTAVTDFFAQVDFGNELFNEYKYANPEGKLHNQSDVFEEVYSGDVKISAPFDPEEYFQVWVPTRHNITEVAVNLQTRFLLIEVDEIHNTEAIDGDYGGAKLAEVVFY